In a single window of the Pseudopipra pipra isolate bDixPip1 chromosome Z, bDixPip1.hap1, whole genome shotgun sequence genome:
- the RNF170 gene encoding E3 ubiquitin-protein ligase RNF170 isoform X2 — MSCPVCLQQATFPIETNCGHLFCGSCIIAYWRYGSWLGAIRCPICRQTVTLFLPLFGEDQQGANQVFQDVSDYNRRFSGQPRSIMERIMDLPTLLRHAFREMFSVGGLFWMFRIRIFLCLIGALLYLASPLDFLPEALFGILGFLDDFFVIFLLLIYISIMYREVVTQRLNR; from the exons ATGTCCTGTCCAGTCTGTTTGCAGCAGGCTACGTTTCCTATAGAAACAAACTGCGGGCATCTCTTCTGTG GTTCCTGCATTATTGCCTACTGGAGGTATGGCTCATGGCTCGGTGCCATCCGTTGTCCAATCTGCAGGCAGACG GTAACGTTGTTTTTACCACTCTTTGGTGAAGATCAGCAGGGTGCAAACCAAGTGTTTCAAGATGTTAGTGATTACAATCGGAGATTCTCTGGACAGCCCAGATCT ATTATGGAAAGAATTATGGATCTGCCCACTTTGCTGCGACATGCTTTCAGGGAGATGTTTTCTGTTGGGGGCCTCTTCTGGATGTTTCGCATCAGAATATTCCTCTGCTTAATTGGGGCCTTGCTCTACCTGGCTTCACCTCTGGATTTTCTTCCTGAAGCACTCTTCGGAATTCTGGGTTTCTTGGATGATTTCtttgtcatttttcttctgctgataTATATCTCTATCATGTACCGAGAGGTGGTGACACAACGTCTGAACAGATGA
- the RNF170 gene encoding E3 ubiquitin-protein ligase RNF170 isoform X1 — protein MASHQAEVQSLKLDNDSVIEGISDQVLVAVVLSFTFIAALVYTLLRNEHQNIHPENQELVRALRQQLQTEQDASAGDRHRFYTDMSCPVCLQQATFPIETNCGHLFCGSCIIAYWRYGSWLGAIRCPICRQTVTLFLPLFGEDQQGANQVFQDVSDYNRRFSGQPRSIMERIMDLPTLLRHAFREMFSVGGLFWMFRIRIFLCLIGALLYLASPLDFLPEALFGILGFLDDFFVIFLLLIYISIMYREVVTQRLNR, from the exons ATGGCCAGTCACCAAGCAGAAGTTCAGAGTTTGAAGCTAGATAATGATTCAGTTATAGAAGGAATAAGTGACCAGGTACTGGTGGCAGTTGTGCTCAGTTTCACTTTCATTGCTGCTCTGGTATATACGCTTTTAAG AAATGAACATCAGAACATACATCCAGAAAATCAAGAGCTAGTGCGAGCTCTTCGTCAGCAGCTTCAAACggagcag gATGCCTCTGCTGGTGACCGACATCGCTTTTATACAGACATGTCCTGTCCAGTCTGTTTGCAGCAGGCTACGTTTCCTATAGAAACAAACTGCGGGCATCTCTTCTGTG GTTCCTGCATTATTGCCTACTGGAGGTATGGCTCATGGCTCGGTGCCATCCGTTGTCCAATCTGCAGGCAGACG GTAACGTTGTTTTTACCACTCTTTGGTGAAGATCAGCAGGGTGCAAACCAAGTGTTTCAAGATGTTAGTGATTACAATCGGAGATTCTCTGGACAGCCCAGATCT ATTATGGAAAGAATTATGGATCTGCCCACTTTGCTGCGACATGCTTTCAGGGAGATGTTTTCTGTTGGGGGCCTCTTCTGGATGTTTCGCATCAGAATATTCCTCTGCTTAATTGGGGCCTTGCTCTACCTGGCTTCACCTCTGGATTTTCTTCCTGAAGCACTCTTCGGAATTCTGGGTTTCTTGGATGATTTCtttgtcatttttcttctgctgataTATATCTCTATCATGTACCGAGAGGTGGTGACACAACGTCTGAACAGATGA